From Salvia splendens isolate huo1 chromosome 3, SspV2, whole genome shotgun sequence, a single genomic window includes:
- the LOC121794908 gene encoding folate synthesis bifunctional protein, mitochondrial-like isoform X1 — protein MQNTTLGLAEKAFLGMNFIKQVVPIKCGRRAAKTSFAAARLCLSRRFHDAPVEVNSEEQEVVIAIGSNVGDRVHNFEEALQRMKKSDIQITRHACLYETEPAYVTDQPRFLNSAVRGTTKLSPHKLLATLKAIERDLGRTAGIRYGPRPIDLDILFYGSRTVNSDSLTIPHERIWERPFVMAPLIDLLGVQADNETVKSWHSLSKHPGGLFDAWEELGGESLVGKDGMERVLPVGNRLWSWSANTSVMGVLNVTPDSFSDGGKFLSVESAVSQVQSMLAEGADIVDLGAQSTRPMASKLSPEQELDRLIPVLEAVRDMPEMVGKLISVDTFHSQVALEAVSKGAHLVNDVSGGKLDVKMHHVVASLGIPYIVMHMRGDPSTMQNRENLVYDDVCSDVASELCTRVRDAEISGIPAWKMIIDPGIGFSKNTEQNLDILMGLPTIRSEIGKKSLALAHAPLLVGPSRKRFLGEVCGWPVAGERDPATVAAVTAAVLGGANIVRVHNVRDNRDAVKLCDAMLHRRTNRGS, from the exons ATGCAAAATACAACATTGGGACTCGCTGAAAAAGCATTTCTTGGGATGAATTTTATCAAACAGGTTGTGCCCATCAAATGCGGTAGGAGAGCTGCCAAGACTTCATTTGCAG CAGCAAGATTGTGCCTCTCCCGCCGATTTCATGATGCTCCGGTGGAGGTTAACTCCGAAGAGCAGGAAGTTGTGATTGCTATTGGAAGCAATGTGGGTGACAGGGTTCATAATTTTGAGGAGGCTTTGCAACGGATGAAGAAATCAGACATTCAGATCACGAGACACGCATGCTTGTATGAGACTGAACCGGCATATGTAACTGACCAGCCTCGGTTCCTCAATTCTGCTGTTAGAGGAACTACAAAGCTCAGCCCTCATAAGCTGCTGGCGACGCTGAAGGCGATTGAGAGGGACTTGGGCCGAACTGCTGGCATTAGGTACGGCCCTAGGCCAATCGACTTAGACATTCTGTTTTATGGGAGTCGAACTGTCAACTCCGATTCTCTCACCATCCCACATGAGAGAATATGGGAGAGGCCTTTTGTGATGGCCCCCTTGATTGATCTGCTGGGGGTTCAAGCGGATAATGAGACGGTTAAATCTTGGCACTCGCTGTCGAAGCATCCGGGTGGGCTCTTTGATGCATGGGAGGAGCTGGGAGGTGAGTCACTCGTTGGGAAGGATGGGATGGAAAGAGTGTTGCCAGTTGGGAACCGGTTGTGGAGTTGGTCTGCAAACACCTCTGTCATGGGGGTTCTGAATGTGACTCCTGATAGTTTTAGCGATGGGGGGAAGTTTCTGTCTGTCGAATCAGCAGTTTCCCAGGTTCAATCCATGCTTGCAGAAGGTGCAGATATAGTCGACTTAGGGGCACAATCAACGCGTCCCATGGCATCTAAGCTGTCTCCTGAGCAAGAGCTTGATAGACTGATCCCCGTCTTGGAAGCTGTCAGAGATATGCCGGAGATGGTGGGGAAGCTGATATCTGTCGACACTTTCCATTCGCAGGTTGCATTGGAGGCGGTCAGCAAAGGAGCCCATCTTGTCAACGACGTGTCTGGTGGAAAGCTGGATGTGAAGATGCATCATGTGGTGGCCTCCCTTGGAATTCCTTACATCGTTATGCACATGAGAGGTGATCCATCCACAATGCAAAATCGAGAGAATCTAGTGTACGATGATGTGTGTAGTGATGTGGCGTCCGAGCTTTGCACGAGGGTTAGAGATGCTGAGATATCCGGTATTCCAGCATGGAAGATGATCATAGATCCTGGGATCGGATTCTCCAAGAATACTGAACAAAACTTGGACATTCTCATGGGGTTGCCAACCATCCGATCTGAGATTGGTAAGAAGAGCTTAGCCTTGGCCCACGCCCCGTTGCTAGTAGGGCCTTCGAGGAAGAGATTCTTGGGGGAAGTCTGTGGTTGGCCCGTAGCAGGTGAGCGAGATCCAGCCACTGTTGCCGCTGTCACAGCTGCAGTTCTGGGTGGAGCAAATATAGTGAGAGTGCATAATGTGAGAGATAACAGAGATGCTGTCAAACTCTGTGATGCCATGCTTCATAGGAGAACAAACAGAGGCTCTTAA
- the LOC121794909 gene encoding peptidyl-prolyl cis-trans isomerase E-like produces the protein MNEGVQKNTLYVGGLAEEVNEQILHAAFIPFGDIKDVKTPLDQATQKHRSFGFVTFLEREDAASAMDNMDGAELYGRVLTVNYALPEKIKGGEQGWAAKPIWEDADTWFERQQQEKEMLRLQAEQRAAMEAAEDLHRKKMAEEREGEKDDADAKDDPMTKAEAEVLNQTA, from the exons ATGAATGAAGGAGTGCAGAAGAACACGCTCTACGTCGGCGGTCTGGCCGAGGAAGTGAACGAGCAAATACTCCACGCCGCCTTCATCCCCTTCGGAGACATTAAGGATGTCAAGACGCCGCTGGACCAGGCCACGCAGAAGCACCGCTCCTTCGGCTTCGTCACttttctagagagagaagatGCCGCTTCTGCCATGGACAATATGGACGGCGCTGAACTCTACGGCCGCGTTCTCACCGTCAATTATGCGCTTCCCGAGAAAATCAAGGGTGGAGAGCAGGGCTGGGCCGCCAAACCTA TTTGGGAGGATGCTGACACCTGGTTCGAGAGGCAGCAGCAAGAAAAGGAAATGTTGCGGCTTCAAGCAGAGCAACGAGCAGCGATGGAGGCAGCCGAAGACTTGCACAGAAAGAAGATGGCTGAGGAGAGAGAAGGCGAGAAGGATGATGCTGATGCTAAGGATGATCCTATGACAAAGGCTGAAGCTGAGGTTTTGAATCAGACTGCTTGA
- the LOC121794908 gene encoding folate synthesis bifunctional protein, mitochondrial-like isoform X2, with protein MQNTTLGLAEKAFLGMNFIKQVVPIKCGRRAAKTSFAARLCLSRRFHDAPVEVNSEEQEVVIAIGSNVGDRVHNFEEALQRMKKSDIQITRHACLYETEPAYVTDQPRFLNSAVRGTTKLSPHKLLATLKAIERDLGRTAGIRYGPRPIDLDILFYGSRTVNSDSLTIPHERIWERPFVMAPLIDLLGVQADNETVKSWHSLSKHPGGLFDAWEELGGESLVGKDGMERVLPVGNRLWSWSANTSVMGVLNVTPDSFSDGGKFLSVESAVSQVQSMLAEGADIVDLGAQSTRPMASKLSPEQELDRLIPVLEAVRDMPEMVGKLISVDTFHSQVALEAVSKGAHLVNDVSGGKLDVKMHHVVASLGIPYIVMHMRGDPSTMQNRENLVYDDVCSDVASELCTRVRDAEISGIPAWKMIIDPGIGFSKNTEQNLDILMGLPTIRSEIGKKSLALAHAPLLVGPSRKRFLGEVCGWPVAGERDPATVAAVTAAVLGGANIVRVHNVRDNRDAVKLCDAMLHRRTNRGS; from the exons ATGCAAAATACAACATTGGGACTCGCTGAAAAAGCATTTCTTGGGATGAATTTTATCAAACAGGTTGTGCCCATCAAATGCGGTAGGAGAGCTGCCAAGACTTCATTTGCAG CAAGATTGTGCCTCTCCCGCCGATTTCATGATGCTCCGGTGGAGGTTAACTCCGAAGAGCAGGAAGTTGTGATTGCTATTGGAAGCAATGTGGGTGACAGGGTTCATAATTTTGAGGAGGCTTTGCAACGGATGAAGAAATCAGACATTCAGATCACGAGACACGCATGCTTGTATGAGACTGAACCGGCATATGTAACTGACCAGCCTCGGTTCCTCAATTCTGCTGTTAGAGGAACTACAAAGCTCAGCCCTCATAAGCTGCTGGCGACGCTGAAGGCGATTGAGAGGGACTTGGGCCGAACTGCTGGCATTAGGTACGGCCCTAGGCCAATCGACTTAGACATTCTGTTTTATGGGAGTCGAACTGTCAACTCCGATTCTCTCACCATCCCACATGAGAGAATATGGGAGAGGCCTTTTGTGATGGCCCCCTTGATTGATCTGCTGGGGGTTCAAGCGGATAATGAGACGGTTAAATCTTGGCACTCGCTGTCGAAGCATCCGGGTGGGCTCTTTGATGCATGGGAGGAGCTGGGAGGTGAGTCACTCGTTGGGAAGGATGGGATGGAAAGAGTGTTGCCAGTTGGGAACCGGTTGTGGAGTTGGTCTGCAAACACCTCTGTCATGGGGGTTCTGAATGTGACTCCTGATAGTTTTAGCGATGGGGGGAAGTTTCTGTCTGTCGAATCAGCAGTTTCCCAGGTTCAATCCATGCTTGCAGAAGGTGCAGATATAGTCGACTTAGGGGCACAATCAACGCGTCCCATGGCATCTAAGCTGTCTCCTGAGCAAGAGCTTGATAGACTGATCCCCGTCTTGGAAGCTGTCAGAGATATGCCGGAGATGGTGGGGAAGCTGATATCTGTCGACACTTTCCATTCGCAGGTTGCATTGGAGGCGGTCAGCAAAGGAGCCCATCTTGTCAACGACGTGTCTGGTGGAAAGCTGGATGTGAAGATGCATCATGTGGTGGCCTCCCTTGGAATTCCTTACATCGTTATGCACATGAGAGGTGATCCATCCACAATGCAAAATCGAGAGAATCTAGTGTACGATGATGTGTGTAGTGATGTGGCGTCCGAGCTTTGCACGAGGGTTAGAGATGCTGAGATATCCGGTATTCCAGCATGGAAGATGATCATAGATCCTGGGATCGGATTCTCCAAGAATACTGAACAAAACTTGGACATTCTCATGGGGTTGCCAACCATCCGATCTGAGATTGGTAAGAAGAGCTTAGCCTTGGCCCACGCCCCGTTGCTAGTAGGGCCTTCGAGGAAGAGATTCTTGGGGGAAGTCTGTGGTTGGCCCGTAGCAGGTGAGCGAGATCCAGCCACTGTTGCCGCTGTCACAGCTGCAGTTCTGGGTGGAGCAAATATAGTGAGAGTGCATAATGTGAGAGATAACAGAGATGCTGTCAAACTCTGTGATGCCATGCTTCATAGGAGAACAAACAGAGGCTCTTAA
- the LOC121794907 gene encoding fructokinase-like 2, chloroplastic → MASISFTQFSLIPRICRWQSKGNSPFINLWKIQHFGLKGNIVMAVSSSKTAGSSPEPESDGEAVVVEKKTLKTTKRASARTKKVVEIPDEVSAVTDSVGDEALVKPADSAEDSKKTKPRTRKKATSTSKALEEDGGTKKPTRQRRRSKKADVADSLGSETELSDGEGETFISTLDEDSEEELQLDIDDGEDISFTYGWPPLVCCFGAAQHAFVPAGRRANRLIDYEFHESKKDVLWEPEKFVRASGGTASNVAVALASLGGKVAFMGKLGDDAFGQSLLHFLNSNRVQTRSVRIDDSRETAVSRMKVVKRGGLRMTSSKPCAEDCLSQSEINVDVLKEAKMFYFNASSLLDRNTRSTALRAIKISKKLGSVIFFDLNLPLPLWQSSEETKIFIQRAWNLADIIEVTKQELEFLCGITPSEKFDTKDNCKSKFTHYTPEVVSQLWHDGLKILFVTNGTSKIHYYTKEHNGALLGMEDAPVTPYTSDMSASGDGIVAGLMRMLTVQPHLISDKGYLERSIKYAISCGVIDQWLQARALGYPAKEGMEDVESDPHSIRSITEKEYRTLIPSSS, encoded by the exons ATGGCATCAATTTCTTTCACACAGTTTTCTTTGATACCCAG GATATGCAGGTGGCAATCGAAAGGGAATTCCCCTTTTATAAACTTATGGAAAATTCAACATTTTGGATTAAAGGGAAATATAGTTATGGCAGTCTCTAGTAGTAAAACAGCCGGTTCTTCACCTGAACCGGAATCGGATGGAGAAGCGGTAGTTGTCGAGAAAAAGACTTTAAAAACTACTAAGCGAGCTTCTGCAAGAACCAAAAAAGTAGTGGAGATTCCAGATGAAGTTTCTGCAGTCACTGACAGTGTTGGAGATGAAGCATTGGTCAAACCTGCAGATTCGGCTGAGGATTCAAAGAAAACCAAGCCTAGAACTCGAAAAAAAG CTACTTCGACATCCAAGGCACTGGAAGAAGATGGCGGGACTAAGAAGCCGACAAGGCAGAGAAGGCGCAGCAAGAAGGCTGATGTCGCGGATAGTCTAGGTAGTGAGACAGAATTGAGTGATGGTGAGGGGGAGACTTTTATCTCGACTTTGGATGAAGACAGTGAAGAGGAGCTACAGCTTGACATAGATGATGGGGAGGATATAAGCTTCACCTACGGATGGCCGCCTCTTGTTTGTTGTTTTGGTGCAGCTCAACACGCATTTGTCCCAGCAGGAAGGAGGGCCAACAGACTCATCGACTATGAGTTCCACGAGAGCAAGAAGGACGTCCTGTGGGAGCCAGAGAAGTTTGTTAGGGCTTCTGGAGGAACTGCGAGTAATGTTGCAGTAGCTCTTGCAAGTTTGGGGGGTAAAGTCGCCTTCATGGGAAAACTTGGGGATGATGCGTTTGGCCAGTCTCTGTTGCATTTTCTTAACAGCAACAGAGTGCAAACGAGATCAGTACGCATAGATGATAGTAGGGAGACGGCTGTTTCGCGCATGAAGGTTGTAAAGAGGGGTGGCTTGAGGATGACTAGCTCCAAGCCGTGCGCTGAGGATTGTTTGTCACAGTCTGAGATCAATGTTGATGTGTTGAAAGAG GCAAAAATGTTTTACTTCAATGCATCCAGTCTCCTTGACCGGAACACGAGATCCACAGCACTGCGAGCTATCAAGATCTCTAAGAAGCTTGGAAGTGTAATATTTTTCGATCTCAACCTTCCATTGCCACTCTGGCAATCTAGTGAAGAAACCAAGATATTCATACAGAGAGCTTGGAATCTTGCTGATATCATTGAGGTCACTAAGCAAGAGCTTGAATTTCTCTGTGGGATAACACCATCAGAAAAATTTGATACCAAAGACAACTGCAAGTCTAAGTTCACTCATTATACTCCAGAAGTCGTATCTCAGCTCTGGCATGACGGTCTCAAGATTCTGTTTGTAACAAATGGGACTTCCAAGATACATTACTATACCAAGGAGCACAATGGTGCTCTGCTTGGAATGGAGGATGCGCCTGTTACTCCTTACACCTCCGACATGTCTGCATCAGGAGATGGCATTGTTGCAG GTTTGATGAGAATGCTCACCGTTCAGCCACATCTCATCTCGGATAAAGGCTACTTGGAGCGCTCGATCAAGTATGCCATCAGCTGTGGTGTGATAGACCAATGGCTACAAGCACGGGCCCTAGGCTACCCCGCGAAAGAAGGCATGGAAGATGTGGAGTCGGATCCCCACAGCATAAGATCAATCACGGAGAAGGAATATAGAACTTTAATTCCTTCGAGTTCATGA